Proteins found in one Aspergillus chevalieri M1 DNA, chromosome 2, nearly complete sequence genomic segment:
- a CDS encoding Pal1 family protein (COG:S;~EggNog:ENOG410PN5G;~InterPro:IPR013226;~PFAM:PF08316), translating to MNAPQQPLPYAYPGGVTLGPSDGQNSPQLPVNLASNNPFRNRALSPAVNAAPRPTSTNPFLDDSDAISPQSAPGVSMMSPPMQPLQPVKPVQPVPQEVMGNTSDLFASLSLNQAPQSNGHRPPPPRPDDRLKQRPTTSRRPKEQSSRREKDPLDIFADPPTLTKSNTTLGSRERERRPRRNSESSIMERPKAMDPEEERRRRERRRREREARHRDGKSSRSKKANYHMDIIDKLDVTSIYGTGMFHHDGPFDACNPNRNRKGVRAAPMQAFPQDSTNMALGGAGPVNKNIDLDLFHGRTAEGWNDFATTGTAPDTVGRSAEGVSFDPKSKLEPVHGPSSMGLGTSTFLDGAPASRSAMQRRASENEQGAPGGGGLQRKKSLAQRLRGINRAPSSRVVSPDASYPGPAGLSGQPPRVPERNPSIQDYDEEWDKKGAKINTAEDSRPIPEAGRARSSSSPKQSTFSNERSNSGFDEGKPNNGGGGLLNRMKSLRKPRPERRVSDD from the exons ATGAACGCTCCGCAGCAACCCCTTCCCTACGCCTATCCCGGCGGCGTAACACTGGGTCCTTCTG ACGGTCAAAACTCGCCCCAACTGCCGGTCAATCTGGCTTCCAACAATCCCTTTAGGAACCGTGCGCTGTCGCCTGCAGTCAACGCTGCCCCTCGGCCAACCTCCACCAACCCTTTCCTTGACGACTCGGACGCCATTTCTCCTCAATCTGCTCCAGGTGTAAGCATGATGTCGCCTCCGATGCAGCCTCTTCAACCGGTCAAGCCGGTCCAACCCGTGCCGCAGGAAGTCATGGGCAATACTAGCGATCTTTTT GCCAGCTTGTCGCTCAACCAGGCCCCGCAGTCCAATGGCCACCGACCGCCCCCTCCTCGTCCGGACGATAGACTCAAACAGCGACCCACCACCAGCCGTCGTCCTAAAGAGCAGTCGTCTCGCCGTGAGAAGGATCCGTTGGATATCTTCGCTGATCCGCCCACTTTGACCAAGTCCAACACCACCCTCGGAAGCCGGGAGCGGGAACGCAGGCCTCGTCGGAACTCGGAATCCTCCATCATGGAGCGCCCCAAGGCTATGGACCCTGAAGAAGAGCGACGTCGCAGAGAGAGACGTCGCCGTGAGCGTGAAGCCCGCCACCGCGATGGCAAGTCGTCTCGCTCTAAGAAGGCCAACTATCACATGGATATTATCGATAAGTTGGATGTCACCAGCATCTACGGAACAGGAA TGTTCCACCACGACGGACCGTTCGATGCCTGTAACCCTAACCGAAACCGCAAGGGCGTGCGCGCAGCACCAATGCAAGCGTTCCCCCAGGATTCCACTAACATGGCCTTGGGTGGTGCCGGTCCCGTGAACAAGAACATCGACCTGGACCTGTTCCATGGCCGTACCGCGGAGGGATGGAACGATTTTGCTACGACGGGTACTGCCCCTGACACCGTGGGCCGATCAGCCGAGGGCGTCAGCTTCGACCCTAAGTCTAAGCTTGAGCCAGTCCACGGACCCAGCAGTATGGGACTGGGAACCAGCACATTCCTGGACGGAGCCCCAGCAAGTCGCTCTGCCATGCAGCGCCGTGCGAGCGAGAATGAACAGGGTGCCCCGGGTGGTGGAGGATtgcagagaaagaagagtcttgCTCAACGCCTCCGTGGAATTAACAGAGCTCCCAGTAGCCGGGTCGTGTCCCCGGACGCGTCGTATCCTGGCCCTGCCGGCTTGAGCGGCCAACCTCCCCGTGTACCTGAACGCAACCCATCTATCCAAGACTATGACGAAGAGTGGGACAAGAAGGGTGCGAAGATCAACACCGCTGAAGACTCGCGACCAATCCCTGAAGCCGGCCGGGCGCGGTCCTCCAGCAGCCCCAAGCAGAGCACTTTCTCCAACGAGCGCTCGAACTCGGGATTTGATGAAGGCAAGCCTAACAACGGTGGTGGTGGACTGCTCAACCGTATGAAGAGTTTGAGAAAGCCCCGTCCGGAGCGACGGGTCAGCGATGACTAA
- the MCM2 gene encoding MCM DNA helicase complex subunit MCM2 (COG:L;~EggNog:ENOG410PFZA;~InterPro:IPR033762,IPR027417,IPR001208,IPR041562, IPR027925,IPR008045,IPR031327,IPR012340,IPR018525;~PFAM:PF00493,PF17855,PF17207,PF07728,PF12619, PF14551;~go_component: GO:0005634 - nucleus [Evidence IEA];~go_component: GO:0042555 - MCM complex [Evidence IEA];~go_function: GO:0003677 - DNA binding [Evidence IEA];~go_function: GO:0005524 - ATP binding [Evidence IEA];~go_process: GO:0006260 - DNA replication [Evidence IEA];~go_process: GO:0006270 - DNA replication initiation [Evidence IEA];~go_process: GO:0032508 - DNA duplex unwinding [Evidence IEA];~go_process: GO:1905775 - negative regulation of DNA helicase activity [Evidence IEA]): MSSPLRPSQSAANRGLGNLNRRKRSREPDDETSSIAAPPSSPPPSSPPAPFGDDESDRDEEAEALGDVDDLEEMAEDEDGIDLFGDNFERDYRSTANDQYRGEYIDDDDQVQEDIDLGARRQLEARMFKRDREAERRRRMPAAFMPDDDDGDLDLTRQPRRRRNRYDEDREDVDMGEEAMEELTLDELQDVKASNLTDWILQPQVLRSIYREFKAFLTEYIDAAGSSVYGNKIKTLGEVNSASLEVSYNHLAEAKAALSYFVANEPTEVLKVFDQAALDVTLFHYPQYHDIHNEIHVRMTDVPTTYTLRQLRQSHLNCLVRVGGVVTRRSGVFPQLKYVMFICQKCNITLGPFQQEASAEVKISYCQNCQSKGPFTVNSEKTVYRNYQKLTLQESPGSVPAGRLPRQREVILLADLIDTAKPGDEIEVTGIYRNSYDAQLNNKNGFPVFATILEANHVVKSHDQLAGFRMTEEDERQIRTLSKDPDIVDKIVRSMAPSIYGHQDVKTAIALSLFGGVSKEAQGKMAIRGDINVLLLGDPGTAKSQFLKYTEKTAHRAVFATGQGASAVGLTASVRRDPLTSEWTLEGGALVLADRGTCLIDEFDKMNDQDRTSIHEAMEQQTISISKAGIVTTLQARCAVVAAANPIGGRYNSTAPFSHNVELTEPILSRFDILCVVRDTVEPTEDERLASFVVESHSRANPARPRRNEQGRLIDDDGNLIDEEGYRVDKDGIRLPLRPDERQRREEEQRKAEEEKEGEIPQELLRKYILYAREHCRPKLYQIDQDKIARLFADMRRESLATGAYPITVRHLEAIMRIAEAFCRMRLSDFCSSQDIDRAIAVTVDSFIGSQKVSCKKALSRAFAKYTLSRPKPQSNRRAGFATQNPLLKRRQQQQQREQSVA, translated from the exons ATGAG CTCACCACTTCGACCAAGCCAATCCGCAGCAAATCGCGGGTTGGGCAACCTGAACCGCCGAAAGAGATCTCGCGAGCCCGATGATGAGACTTCTTCGATCGCTGCTCCGCCATCGAGTC CGCCGCCCTCGTCTCCTCCGGCCCCATTTGGTGACGATGAAAGCGACAGAGATGAAGAAGCGGAAGCCCTCGGCGATGTTGACGACCTTGAGGAAATggcagaggatgaagatgggaTTGATCTGTTTGGTGATAATTTTGAGAGAGATTATCGGTCGACCGCCAATGACCAATACCGAGGGGAATATATCGACGACGATGATCAAGTGCAAGAAGATATAGACCTTGGTGCGCGTCGGCAACTCGAAGCCCGAATGTTCAAGAGAGATCGTGAAGCAGAGCGTCGCCGTCGGATGCCTGCAGCTTTCATgccggatgatgatgacggtgaCCTGGATCTCACACGCCAACCTCGTCGGCGAAGGAACCGTTATGACGAGGACCgagaggatgttgatatGGGCGAGGAGGCCATGGAAGAGCTTACCCTGGATGAGTTGCAGGACGTGAAGGCGTCCAACCTCACAGACTGGATTTTACAGCCTCAGGTTCTGCGCTCGATCTACCGAGAATTCAAAGCCTTCCTGACAGAGTACATCGATGCGGCTGGCTCATCGGTCTACGGTAACAAGATTAAGACTCTGGGTGAGGTTAACTCGGCATCGCTCGAAGTGTCCTACAACCACTTGGCTGAGGCTAAAGCGGCTCTTTCGTATTTCGTCGCGAATGAGCCTACCGAGGTCTTGAAGGTGTTCGACCAAGCCGCCCTTGATGTTACTCTTTTCCATTATCCTCAATACCACGATATTCACAACGAGATCCACGTGCGCATGACAGACGTTCCGACCACATATACCCTGCGGCAGCTGCGCCAGTCGCATCTCAACTGCCTTGTTCGAGTCGGAGGTGTTGTCACCCGCCGGAGTGGCGTGTTTCCTCAGCTGAAATACGTGATGTTCATCTGCCAGAAGTGTAACATCACTCTTGGCCCGTTCCAGCAGGAGGCCAGTGCCGAAGTCAAGATCTCCTACTGTCAAAACTGTCAGTCCAAGGGGCCGTTCACAGTGAACTCGGAGAAGACAGTGTACCGGAACTATCAAAAATTGACATTGCAGGAATCTCCTGGCTCCGTCCCAGCCGGGCGACTTCCGCGTCAACGTGAAGTTATTCTTCTTGCCGACCTGATCGACACGGCCAAGCCTGGTGACGAGATTGAAGTGACTGGTATTTACCGCAACAGCTACGATGCACAGCTTAACAACAAGAATGGATTCCCTGTATTCGCCACAATTCTTGAAGCCAACCATGTAGTCAAGTCGCATGACCAGCTGGCTGGTTTCCGCATGACCGAAGAAGATGAGCGTCAAATCCGTACCCTGTCCAAGGACCCCGATATTGTCGACAAGATCGTCCGCTCCATGGCACCCAGTATCTACGGGCACCAGGATGTCAAGACGGCCATTGCACTCTCGCTCTTTGGTGGTGTCAGCAAAGAAGCTCAGGGTAAGATGGCCATCCGTGGTGACATCAACGTTCTGCTGCTTGGTGATCCCGGTACAGCCAAGTCACAGTTCCTCAAGTATACTGAGAAGACAGCGCATCGTGCAGTTTTCGCGACTGGTCAAGGAGCTAGTGCTGTCGGTTTGACGGCCAGCGTCCGCCGCGATCCCCTTACCAGCGAATGGACGCTCGAAGGTGGTGCTCTCGTGTTGGCAGACCGCGGTACCTGTCTCATTGATGAATTCGACAAGATGAACGACCAAGATCGGACATCCATCCACGAAGCTATGGAACAACAAACCATCTCCATATCTAAGGCTGGCATTGTCACCACGCTCCAAGCCCGTTGCGCCGTCGTTGCCGCCGCTAACCCTATCGGTGGCCGCTACAACAGCACCGCCCCCTTCTCTCACAACGTTGAGCTCACTGAGCCCATCCTGTCGCGTTTCGACATCCTCTGCGTTGTCCGTGACACGGTCGAGCCAACAGAGGACGAGCGTCTCGCCAGCTTCGTCGTCGAATCGCACTCCCGTGCTAACCCTGCCAGACCCCGTCGCAACGAGCAGGGTCGCCTGATCGATGACGACGGTAACCTAATTGATGAGGAGGGCTACCGAGTTGATAAGGACGGAATTCGCCTGCCTCTGAGGCCAGATGAGAGACAGCGCCGCGAAGAGGAACAGCGCAaggcagaggaagagaaggagggcgAGATCCCGCAGGAACTGCTCCGCAAATACATTCTCTATGCCCGTGAACACTGCCGTCCCAAGCTGTACCAGATTGATCAAGACAAGATTGCCCGTCTGTTTGCCGATATGAGAAGAGAGTCGTTGGCTACGGGTGCTTATCCCATTACT GTCCGTCACCTTGAAGCCATCATGCGTATTGCGGAGGCTTTCTGCAGGATGCGTCTGTCCGATTTCTGCTCGTCACAGGATATCGACCGTGCCATTGCGGTGACGGTTGATTCGTTCATCGGTAGCCAGAAGGTCAGCTGCAAGAAGGCTCTTTCTCGTGCATTTGCGAA GTACACACTGTCGAGACCCAAGCCTCAATCGAACCGCAGGGCGGGCTTTGCGACTCAGAACCCGCTTTTGAaacggcgtcaacaacagcagcagcgagAGCAGTCTGTGGCTTAG